One window of the Babesia bovis T2Bo chromosome 2, whole genome shotgun sequence genome contains the following:
- a CDS encoding ribosome biogenesis family protein produces MLRSFNSNGYKVYALSAGKTDPMFHVKKKAKTKKSNSDENSRVELIHDLEFPQACNTVDVSPDHQYIIATGVYPPQIGIYDTNEMTLKHRRGIDHEVLKTAFLEEDYTKLAFLCKNRVIEFHDRGGKYYSVRIPKEGRDMKYISDNASIFTVSSNNEVYRLNLEKGAFEVPLKSVCSYLNCIAENPIIPVVSAGGQGSILESWDLRCQKSISQLLCNTQDTDDSVTYCTYDSSGMKIAVGTANGYLKLYDIRNTKPLWERLHVNEEAVKHIEWVDSLNHAATGVGKDTLIAWSDHKSVRIQNSEDGDFIASIEGLVTDNKNQITNINSFRFFPDTGICFVVGDHTRVGTYFLPTIGAAPQWCSFLENITEEMEIPSGAYSGNAETQAYEDFVFVTKDQLEELNALQLIGTNMLKDYMHGYFIDRNVYHDLKDVANNFDYEAYRKKKIQEKIDAKRNMRLPLRKKKVEPVVNEELQEELRETAEAENKKGASKKQREKARFAKAALQDERFARIFTDENFAIERVDASEINKSRKHLDN; encoded by the exons ATGTTGAGATCATTCAACTCTAACGGCTATAAG GTTTATGCCTTGTCTGCCGGTAAAACTGATCCTATGTTTCATGTGAAAAAGAAGGCAAAAACAAAGAA ATCGAACAGTGATGAAAACTCGAGAGTGGAATTGATCCATGATCTAGAGTTTCCACAGGCATGTAATACAGTCGACGTATCCCCGGATCATCAATATATCATCGCTACAGGTGTTTACCCACCACAA ATCGGTATATACGACACTAATGAGATGACCTTGAAGCATAGAAGAGGTATTGATCACGAAGTATTGAAGACTGCGTTCCTGGAAGAAGATTATACTAAGCTGGCATTTTTATGTAAGAATAGAGTAATTGAATTTCACGATCGAGGAGGGAAATACTATTCTGTACGAATACCTAAGGAAGGTCGCGACATGAAATACATCTCAGATAATGCATCAATATTTACAGTGTCATCCAATAATGAAGTGTACCGTCTGAATTTAGAAAAGGGGGCTTTCGAGGTACCTCTGAAATCAGTATGCAGCTACCTTAACTGCATAGCAGAAAACCCAATTATCCCAGTGGTTTCAGCAGGAGG GCAAGGTTCTATTCTTGAAAGCTGGGATCTCAGATGTCAaaaatcaatatcgcaactACTATGCAATACCCAGGATACCGATGATAGCGTTACATACTGTACATATGATTCTAGTGGAATGAAAATAGCAGTGGGCACAGCCAACGGATACTTGAaattatatgatatacgTAATACAAAGCCTTTATGGGAAAGATTACATGTTAATGAAGAAGCAGTGAAGCATATTGAATGGGTAGATTCACTTAACCATGCAGCCACAG GAGTTGGCAAAGATACGTTAATAGCATGGTCGGATCATAAAAGCGTCAGGATACAAAACTCAGAAGATGGAGATTTTATTGCATCTATAGAAGGATTGGTCACAGATAACAAGAACCAGATCACCAACATCAACTCATTCAGATTCTTTCCGGATACTGGTATATGTTTTGTGGTTGGTGACCATACAAGAGTTGGGACTTATTTCCTTCCTACTATAGGAGCTGCGCCACA ATGGTGCTCATTCCTTGAAAACATCACCGAAGAAATGGAAATACCGTCAGGAGCGTATTCCGGAAATGCAGAGACACAGGCATATGAAGATTTTGTGTTTGTGACTAAAGATCAACTGGAAGAGCTTAACGCGCTACAGTTAATCGGTACCAACATGCTCAAGGATTATATGCATGGGTACTTCATAGACAGAAATGTATACCATGATCTAAAGGATGTTGCTAATAACTTTGATTATGAAGCATATagaaagaagaagatacAAGAGAAGATCGATGCAAAGAGGAATATGAGGCTACCATTACGTAAGAAGAAGGTGGAGCCCGTTGTTAACGAGGAATTGCAAGAAGAGTTACGTGAAACTGCAGAAGCAGAGAATAAGAAG GGAGCGTCGAAGAAACAGCGTGAAAAGGCAAGATTTGCAAAGGCAGCATTACAAGATGAAAGATTTGCAAGAATATTCACTGATGAAAACTTTGCCATTGAACGGGTTGATGCATCAGAAATCAACAAATCAAGGAAGCACTTAGATAACTAA
- a CDS encoding Mcm10 replication factor family protein: protein MASKIGAKLSRDGFIANGIDLVMKKWNKSRDELALIFKDSSTVFAHVEALINARDTEQCRNQLKIGPNVDLAVICVVTATNTYATKGNHFTAWTCSDLKENSIRISIYGILNEELVTVGHGSVVAVLNPDLTDYAKDHYRAISVKQCDNVMLIGVVDGLQMCKGVTVNRTKCKNLVYKHKQGEFCKYHIKSAFVKPKDDQKKISPRAGEIANQVNGAIAKIEIQDNEKQPFIFKDTSPTDPGKVMAKLGDLGELLNKVNEMRTGTIINSITKKQTASNDNSMQVDDKKKFDSAVQNLKNVITPNHANNKQVLGLLQHISKHISRIDKEHIKKSGIMKMCANLLDHPMETIAIESLKLIRKLKRPDRQIKKFCSKPTYIFEPRKQTKKDVVITQVNSQDVEAILSASSDVNSYVEMEDFEETKKKLETLERMDKAQEYQMTVTEIDVIATYCEDCKKWTEKTSPYCQQESHTYSKKKCKKAYHVCLEAGCGYRYYSLNGQKPPWCPGCKQNTLLAEKSSVYKIRKDYLLPNEKLLDCEIGARRPVDCDE, encoded by the exons ATGGCATCGAAAATAG GGGCGAAATTAAGTCGCGATGGATTCATTGCTAACGGAATAGACCTAGTTATGAA GAAATGGAATAAATCACGTGACGAGTTGGCACTTATCTTCAAAGACAGCTCTACTGTGTTTGCCCATGTGGAGGCTTTAATAAACGCTAGAGATACGGAACAATGTCGCAATCAGTTGAAAATTGGACCAAATGTAGACTTGGCTGTTATATGTGTAGTCACAGCAACCAATACGTATGCAACGAAAGGCAATCATTTCACTGCATGGACGTGTTCAGACTTGAAGGAGAATTCTATCAGAATATCTATATACGGAATCCTTAACGAAGAACTTGTAACGGTTGGGCACGGCAGTGTGGTTGCAGTCCTTAATCCTGATCTCACCGATTATGCCAAAGATCACTATAGAGCCATATCAGTGAAGCAATGTGATAACGTGATGCTTATTGGTGTTGTAGATGGATTACAGATGTGCAAAGGTGTAACGGTAAATAGAACTAAATGTAAAAATCTTGTTTACAAGCATAAACAAGGCGAGTTTTGTAAATACCATATCAAATCTGCATTTGTGAAGCCAAAGGATGATCAAAAGAAAATTAGTCCAAGAGCGGGGGAAATTGCTAACCAGGTTAATGGTGCAATTGCCAAAATTGAAATCCAAGACAATGAGAAACAGCCGTTTATATTCAAGGATACTTCGCCCACTGACCCTGGTAAAGTAATGGCGAAATTAGGTGACCTTGGGGAGTTGTTAAATAAAGTTAACGAAATGAGAACTGGTACTATCATCAATAGTATAACGAAAAAACAGACAGCCTCCAATGATAATAGTATGCAAGTAGATGATAAAAAGAAATTTGATTCTGCGGTGCAAAATCTTAAAAATGTCATCACTCCG AATCACGCCAACAATAAACAGGTTCTAGGATTGTTGCAACATATATCCAAACATATCAGTCGTATAGATAAGGAGCATATTAAAAAATCTGGGATCATGAAAATGTGCGCCAACCTTCTTGATCATCCTATGGAAACGATAGCAATCGAAAGTCTAAAACTAATAAGGAAACTAAAAAGACCTGATAGACAAATAAAAAAGTTTTGCTCTAAGCCAACGTATATATTCGAACCTAGGAAACAGACCAAAAAAGATGTTGTAATAACCCAAGTG AATTCCCAAGACGTGGAAGCTATCTTAAGTGCTTCTTCCGATGTCAACTCTTATGTAGAAATG GAAGACTTTGAAGAAACTAAGAAAAAACTAGAAACACTAGAGCGCATGGATAAGGCGCAGGAGTACCAAATGACGGTCACTGAAATCGATGTAATTGCGACATACTGCGAAGATTGTAAAAAATGGACTGAAAAAACATCGCCTTATTGTCAACAGGAATCGCACACCTATTCCAAAAAGAAATGTAAGAAGGCTTACCATGTATGTTTGGAAGCTGGTTGTGGATACAGGTACTATTCGCTTAATGGCCAGAAACCCCCATGGTGTCCTGG ATGCAAACAAAACACACTTTTGGCTGAAAAAAGCTctgtatataaaattagaAAAGACTACCTCCTACCGAACGAGAAACTCCTCGATTGTGAAATTGGCGCGAGAAGACCTGTAGACTGCGATGAGTAA
- a CDS encoding putative peptide chain release factor 2, with protein MFTVIHILLAFNIVHMAASAFRNLYRHTIWNPGRFVVSSKLINKFSYNPCVFLSNEHTKLKAKNASNSDLYLDLCEYDKNHCKVTITAGVGGTEAFDFCKMLGRMYKRFIQHYCQPESWNRELYGDLPRSLHYVDGTVVPGDKAGYRILEFEVHGDYAYKLFKGEKGTHRLVRNSPYNAMRKRQTTFSSVQVVPLLSADDRDVQHYESSKHVTEKDVIVETMRSGGKGGQNVNKVETAVRITHKKTGLSVRVQTERSQSQNREIAMRRISEMVDAHYKEQLREKCNELRGEEVEADWGRHMRSYILSPDQRFKDHRTNWETVEVNTVLDGELLPVMLSYLEYTQGSN; from the exons ATGTTTACAGTAATACATATATTGTTGGCATTTAATATAGTACACATGGCTGCTTCGGCGTTCCGTAACCTTTACAGACATactatatggaatccaggAAGATTTGTTGTGTCAAGCAAACTTATTAATAAGTTTTCTTATAATCCATG CGTATTTCTAAGTAATGAACATACGAAGTTAAAGGCTAAGAATGCATCCAATAGTGACTTGTATCTTGATCTTTGTGAATATGATAAGAATCATTGCAAAGTAACTATTACAGCTG GTGTAGGTGGTACTGAAGCTTTTGATTTCTGCAAGATGCTTGGAAGGATGTACAAGCGTTTTATTCAACACTACTGCCAACCGGAAAGTTGGAATCGTGAACTCTACGGCGACCTTCCACGTTCTTTGCACTATGTAGATGGGACTGTAGTCCCTGGTGACAAGGCTGGCTACCGTATACTAGAATTTGAGGTGCATGGTGACTACGCATACAAATTATTCAAGGGAGAAAAAGGGACGCATCGTTTGGTTCGCAATTCTCCTTATAATGCTATGAGAAAACGCCAAACCACATTTAGCAGCGTTCAGGTGGTACCCCTGCTGTCTGCTGACGATCGTGACGTTCAGCATTATGAATCTTCAAAACATGTTACTGAAAAAGATGTAATAGTGGAGACTATGCGTAGCGGGGGGAAGGGTGGCCAAAATGTCAACAAAGTAGAAACAGCTG TTCGCATTACTCACAAGAAAACTGGTTTATCAGTCCGAGTACAGACTGAGCGTTCTCAATCGCAAAATCGAGAAATCGCAATGCGCCGAATCAGTGAGATGGTCGACGCACATTACAAG GAACAACTACGTGAGAAGTGCAACGAGCTGCGTGGTGAGGAAGTTGAGGCCGATTGGGGCCGTCATATGCGTAGCTACATTCTTAGCCCTGACCAACGCTTTAAAGACCATCGCACCAACTGGGAGACAGTTGAAGTGAATACAGTGCTTGATGGCGAGCTCTTGCCAGTTATGCTGTCGTACCTAGAATATACGCAAGGTTCAAATTAG
- a CDS encoding MIF4G (middle) domain family protein produces the protein MATEQGDNPDENAPKSTTTFNVDAPEFNPNPTRSSGTLNADAPEFIPGKLGTYDGGLGYVSVSDMKHGKRYNRGAYQRPSQMHQAGMQYHPRWSPQYVPMWVPYSVEMDRSGAVYDYSPYHYGQRRGYDGHPRHNRFSKHPSADGELPKREPRTPHGMSVHANAGTYSKYSDSQGVETTHVDSVSVGPSTEDGPVKDATSTPKKMTLQNSKDNQSTWADKFRQTNAEQGEPDVVKTEEPTQPAPSWNGRPTFAEMMKKAVGRDRKLQETPPELPVQPVVDNAEPVNERLEEVTPTDTCVAKDNKSPVNVPPQVVDVSVENKTVTEEASEPVQDPISETAEVSMLAMDLDKCHINQEPPVEDYTTTPKHKEAETTDVETETFQNQEPIVKPEDDGELENREIPIQETKVEPNAEAVLEDETEYQEVEEPSEVVDKDSCLISATDDSVDDDVAETNEGTKMIYDGQYTVDKLLACGFELKKHYMEEKLRWGFMGPGRESKGSDHRRGVTYDDRTNNSRYKGENWPTQRRSARYDVKSFGSSNKGVEFSRDQLEAVSIPRASESSWIIKQAKLKMDKEQQLIRKLMGLLNRLTVEKFDTIYKQVLSSGVETYNQAFVLVKIIFEKAITQHHFIPMYVELCAKLSYDLNNFTDNEDASVAQGDSSTTGKSDQKATRRSDFMKILLNCCQDSFENNLKPMECPPDLEGDDKFEFELKYKHRMRGNMIFVGELFKQKLLAAKLLITCLSEVFAKRNECIAATGRIETGDNHLEGMCTLLQTVGKCFDTDKWKYSGEFEKYIQMLTDLGRNPNICFRIRCLIQNVLDSRHGNWTTSTPYKPEGPCRLQELRTKVMEQEKQQDENAWRLKKRGKNLEIKTPSSKPSPAPNVLANPIVIEPLSSEEIKRRTRGIVKELVMSHDAAEASLCISELNLAQGQDVELFCHIFNAALESCAKITAENERHIVAKWMVDLAIGRLSQESLVKWMKGFVTDETPEHGYSMMIEDYPVVPLMLKELLVCMKERYSNVSGFDEVSKIIENDIYPNAAMIN, from the coding sequence ATGGCGACGGAACAAGGGGATAATCCCGATGAAAATGCTCCGAAGAGTACAACTACGTTCAATGTCGATGCACCAGAATTTAATCCTAATCCAACGCGATCATCTGGGACGTTGAACGCTGATGCTCCGGAGTTCATACCTGGTAAACTCGGTACATATGACGGAGGTCTAGGGTATGTTTCAGTTAGTGATATGAAACATGGGAAGAGGTACAATAGAGGTGCCTACCAGAGACCATCGCAAATGCATCAAGCGGGGATGCAATACCACCCACGTTGGTCCCCGCAATACGTTCCAATGTGGGTTCCATATTCAGTAGAAATGGATAGAAGCGGTGCTGTTTACGATTATTCGCCATACCATTACGGTCAACGAAGAGGATATGATGGTCATCCCAGGCATAACAGGTTTTCAAAGCATCCATCAGCAGATGGAGAGCTACCGAAAAGGGAACCGCGAACACCTCATGGCATGTCGGTGCATGCTAACGCTGGAACATATTCGAAATATTCTGATTCGCAAGGTGTTGAGACAACCCATGTGGATTCAGTTTCAGTTGGGCCTTCCACTGAGGATGGACCAGTAAAAGATGCTACTTCTACGCCCAAGAAAATGACGTTGCAAAATTCAAAGGATAATCAAAGCACATGGGCAGACAAATTCCGTCAAACAAACGCCGAACAAGGGGAGCCAGATGTTGTTAAAACAGAGGAACCAACACAACCAGCACCTTCATGGAATGGTAGACCGacttttgctgaaatgATGAAGAAAGCCGTCGGAAGAGATCGAAAGCTGCAGGAGACTCCACCTGAGTTACCAGTTCAACCTGTAGTAGATAATGCTGAACCCGTGAACGAGCGTCTTGAAGAAGTAACTCCCACTGACACTTGTGTTGCGAAAGACAACAAATCACCCGTCAATGTGCCGCCTCAAGTTGTGGATGTATCTGTGGAAAATAAGACCGTAACAGAAGAGGCATCAGAGCCTGTACAGGATCCCATATCTGAAACAGCAGAGGTATCGATGTTGGCAATGGATTTAGATAAATGTCACATTAACCAAGAACCACCAGTTGAAGactatactacaactcCGAAACACAAAGAGGCAGAAACAACTGATGTGGAGACCGAAACATTTCAAAATCAAGAGCCTATTGTTAAACCAGAGGACGATGGTGAATTGGAAAATCGCGAAATTCCAATTCAGGAAACGAAGGTCGAACCAAATGCAGAAGCCGTTTTGGAAGATGAGACTGAATACCAAGAGGTTGAAGAGCCAAGTGAGGTTGTTGATAAGGATTCCTGTTTGATTTCCGCAACTGATGACAGTGTTGATGACGATGTAGCTGAAACAAATGAGGGCACTAAAATGATCTATGATGGTCAATACACAGTAGACAAATTGTTGGCTTGTGGTTTTGAATTAAAGAAACATTATATGGAAGAGAAGCTACGTTGGGGTTTCATGGGTCCTGGCCGTGAATCCAAGGGCTCTGACCATCGTCGTGGCGTAACTTATGATGACAGAACTAATAACTCGAGATATAAGGGTGAAAACTGGCCGACGCAAAGGCGCTCTGCACGATATGATGTTAAGAGCTTTGGTTCTTCTAACAAAGGTGTTGAGTTTTCAAGGGATCAATTAGAAGCAGTATCAATACCCCGTGCCTCGGAATCCTCCTGGATTATTAAACAAGCAAAGCTTAAAATGGACAAGGAACAACAATTAATCCGCAAATTAATGGGTTTGCTAAATCGTTTAACCGTAGAGAAGTTCGACACCATTTACAAGCAGGTTTTGAGTAGTGGTGTGGAGACATATAACCAAGCGTTTGTGCTTGTCAAAATTATCTTTGAAAAGGCTATTACCCAACACCATTTCATTCCCATGTATGTGGAATTATGTGCTAAGCTATCGTATGATTTAAATAATTTTACCGATAATGAAGATGCATCTGTCGCACAGGGTGATAGCTCCACAACTGGTAAAAGTGATCAGAAGGCAACTAGAAGGAGTGACTTCATGAAGATATTACTCAACTGTTGTCAGGATTCTTTTGAAAATAATTTGAAGCCAATGGAGTGTCCACCTGATTTAGAAGGTGATGATAAATTTGAATTTGAGCTTAAATATAAGCACAGAATGAGAGGTAACATGATTTTCGTTGGTGAACTGTTTAAACAGAAGCTATTGGCAGCAAAATTACTTATAACGTGCTTGAGTGAAGTCTTTGCTAAACGTAATGAATGCATTGCAGCTACCGGAAGAATAGAAACCGGTGACAACCACTTGGAGGGCATGTGTACACTTTTGCAGACTGTAGGTAAATGTTTCGACACCGACAAATGGAAATATTCCGGGgaatttgaaaaatatattcaaatgCTCACTGATTTGGGAAGGAATCCAAATATTTGTTTCCGTATAAGGTGTCTTATACAAAATGTCCTAGACAGCCGGCATGGTAACTGGACTACATCCACTCCATATAAGCCAGAGGGCCCTTGTAGGCTCCAAGAACTTAGAACAAAGGTTATGGAGCAGGAGAAGCAACAGGATGAAAACGCTTGGAGACTGAAGAAGCGTGGTAAGAATCTTGAAATCAAGACTCCGTCGTCTAAACCTTCACCTGCTCCAAACGTTTTAGCAAATCCCATAGTTATTGAGCCATTGTCATCAGAGGAAATCAAGAGGAGAACACGTGGCATTGTTAAGGAGTTGGTCATGTCACACGATGCTGCAGAGGCTTCGCTGTGTATCAGTGAGTTGAACCTTGCACAAGGTCAGGATGTGGAACTGTTCTgccatatattcaatgcTGCTCTCGAGTCGTGTGCTAAAATCACAGCGGAAAACGAGCGGCATATTGTTGCCAAGTGGATGGTTGACCTTGCTATTGGTCGATTATCGCAGGAGTCCTTGGTAAAGTGGATGAAGGGTTTCGTTACCGACGAAACGCCAGAACATGGCTACAGTATGATGATCGAGGACTATCCGGTGGTGCCTCTTATGTTAAAGGAGCTCCTTGTATGCATGAAGGAGAGATACTCCAACGTGTCGGGTTTTGACGAGGTCTCCAAAATTATCGaaaacgatatatatcctAACGCGGCCATGATTAACTAA
- a CDS encoding Bystin (adhesion) family protein has product MKGKTTKKGGKGRASGGIKKDGNRKNKGHGVKPKDPDDDEYLSDIEAEYLDDIPEFIAKKVHKMVNENDQESIKIAIVNDSDFLSQDKLVSDTLNEIDGFMPESSIPSSTIEIGQLSERIFKIPEAETESIRKMRAVFSEIGVYMSKYTSGGLPKAFKFLPRMSNWEEFLELTHPENWTPNAMYEATRILASNMTDSTVEKFYSKVLLPTVRKDIRGSRKLNYHLYMALKKAMYKPTAWFKGIMVPLVEEGCLYREAAIIGNILRRMSIPILHASAFILRLCQCQRWYGSSSFIMSIMLQKQYNLPKNVVQECVQYFCKFENFGDLLPVIWHQSLLILVTSYKHYFTPADFASIKRLTKVHVHPHITPAIIHLLSCTINEVEI; this is encoded by the exons ATGAAGGGTAAAACAACTAAGAAAGGCGGCAAAGGCCGAGCCTCTGGTGGGATTAAAAAAGATGGAAATCGAAAGAATAAGGGTCATGGTGTTAAACCTAAAGATCCTGATGACGATGAATATTTATCGGATATCGAGGCGGAGTACCTCGACGACATACCCGAGTTTATCGCAAAGAAAGTTCACAAAATGGTGAATGAGAACGACCAAGAGTCAATTAA GATCGCAATAGTCAATGATTCTGACTTCCTGAGTCAGGATAAGCTGGTATCTGATACTCTCAATGAGATTGATGGTTTTATGCCTGAGAGTTCGATACCCAGTAGTACCATAGAGATCGGTCAGCTGAGCGAGCGCATCTTTAAAATTCCAGAGGCTGAGACAGAATCAATTCGTAAGATGAGAGCAGTATTTAGTGAGATTGGCGTATATATGTCAAAATACACTAGTGGTGGTCTTCCAAAAGCATTTAAATTTCTTCCTCGTATGTCAAATTGGGAAGAATTTTTAGAGCTGACCCATCCGGAGAACTGGACGCCTAATGCTATGTATGAGGCTACTCGTATATTGGCATCTAACATGACTGATAGCACGGTTGAAAAATTCTACAGCAAAGTGCTTTTGCCAACTGTGCGTAAAGACATTCGCGGCAGTAGGAAGTTAAACTACcatttatatatggcaTTAAAGAAAGCTATGTATAAGCCAACAGCTTGGTTTAAGGGTATTATGGTACCTTTAGTCGAGGAG GGCTGTTTATATCGTGAGGCTGCTATTATCGGAAATATATTACGTCGTATGTCAATACCTATACTTCATGCATCTGCTTTCATTCTACGATTATGTCAATGTCAAAGATGGTATGGTAGCAGCAGTTTTATTATGTCTATCATGCTTCAAAAGCAGTACAACTTGCCAAAGAAT GTTGTGCAAGAATGTGTACAATATTTCTGCAAATTTGAAAATTTTGGCGACCTATTACCTGTAATATGGCATCAGTCCTTGCTTATTCTGGTTACAAGTTATAAGC ATTATTTCACTCCAGCTGATTTCGCTAGCATAAAGCGATTGACAAAGGTACACGTGCATCCTCATATAACTCCTGCTATCATTCACTTGTTGTCGTGTACGATAAACGAAGTTGAAATTTAA
- a CDS encoding putative 60S ribosomal protein L36, translated as MTVRKEMKIEAPRSGIAVGLNKGHITTPIPLVKSVRPSRKKGLKTKRNALVSEVIREVCGFAPYERHMIELIKTGSASAQKRALKFAKKRLGTLRRAKTKNDEMMRVVELQRKRKA; from the exons ATGACAGTCAGGAAAGAAATGAAGATCGAGGCCCCAAGGTCTGGTATCGCTG TCGGCCTCAACAAGGGTCACATCACTACTCCCATTCCATTGGTGAAGAGTGTACGTCCTAGTCGCAAGAAGGGTTTGAAGACAAAACGCAACGCTTTGGTTTCTGAGGTTATCCGTGAGGTTTGCGGCTTTGCTCCATACGAGAGGCACATGATCGAGCTCATCAAGACTGGTTCTGCTTCTGCTCAGAAACGTGCTCTTAAATTCGCTAAGAAGCGTTTGGGTACTCTTCGTCGTGCTAAGACTAAGAACGATGAGATGATGCGCGTCGTTGAGTTACAGCGTAAGCGCAAGGCATGA
- a CDS encoding putative 26S proteasome regulatory particle non-ATPase subunit8: MEQIKKMAFLSSHKKVVLHPIVMLSVVDHYNRAAAGTSRRVVGTILGEMIEGDIHITNSYAVPFEEDTKNPLVWFFDHNYHERMFTMFKKINTKEKVLGWYSTGPKCKPADLEIHELYRKYCPNPIYIIVDINQKEEVPIEAYVSVEEPTSDRRFRRTFAHVPSEMGAFEAEEVGLEHLLRDLTNVTTSTLSTKVDNKVLALKSLVLKLAEIVDYLKGVIGGQYNLNPAIVYMLQDILNLFPSVDSDAIKEAFIINMNDTSLAIYLGSILRAILALHNLIDNMTENKRIAKNKKEAAAAQPKQTSS; the protein is encoded by the exons atggaaCAAATAAAGAAGATGGCGTTTCTCTCTTCACATAAAAAGGTGGTATTACACCCGATCGTAATGCTCTCAGTGGTAGACCATTACAACAGAGCTGCCGCGGGGACCTCGCGACGAGTTGTTGGCACAATTCTTGGAGAGATGATAGAAGGAGACATACACATCACTAATTCATACGCAGTACCATTCGAAGAGGATACTAAAAATCCATTGGTTTGGTTTTTTGACCATAACTACCATGAACGCATGTTCACAATGTTCAAAAAA ATAAATACAAAGGAAAAGGTACTAGGCTGGTACAGCACCGGACCTAAATGTAAACCTGCTGATTTGGAAATTCATGAACTCTATCGCAAATACTGTCCAAATCcaatttatattatagtCGATATCAATCAA AAGGAAGAAGTCCCAATAGAAGCATATGTATCAGTAGAAGAACCAACCAGTGATAGAAGATTCAGAAGGACATTTGCACATGTTCCCTCTGAAATGG GCGCTTTTGAAGCTGAGGAAGTTGGATTGGAACACTTGTTGCGCGATTTAACAAACGTGACCACTTCCACGCTGTCCACCAAA GTTGACAATAAAGTGTTGGCTCTGAAGTCACTAGTGCTCAAACTTGCTGAAATTGTAGATTACCTTAAAGGAGTTATCGGTGGACAGTATAACCTTAACCCTGCCATCGTTTACATGCTAcag GATATACTAAATCTATTTCCGTCGGTAGATAGTGATGCTATTAAAGAGGCATTTATCATTAACATGAACGACACATCCTTGGCAATATATCTAGGTAGCATACTCAGGGCCATACTCGCACTCCACAACCTAATTGATAACATGACAGAGAATAAGCGTATTGCCAAAAACAAAAAGGAAGCGGCCGCTGCACAACCAAAACAAACATCATCATAA
- a CDS encoding DnaJ domain family protein, whose amino-acid sequence MSNTKLYEILGVEPGVSTREIVKAYRIAALKTHPDKLARLSEEEREKAKNSFLQLQHAYEILRDDESRANYDNFGWEGENDDAFIRAYEYYKDPLTSEDIDAFSKTYKSSSAEHDDLLEFYKKHDGDIHDILLYIPLSEASDLDRFVKFYNDKIASDELESTSKYKKSSTTSALKDIKQRYKKKMQKERKRSNDSESLDDLAAQIMANRKKREQAFDSVISNLEKKYGSKKLKK is encoded by the exons ATGTCTAACACAAAGCTTTACGAGATTCTTGGTGTAGAGCCTGGCGTTTCCACTCGCGAAATTGTAAAAGCGTATCGCATTGCTGCTCTTAAGACACACCCGGATAAGCTTGCTAGATTATCTGAGGAAGAACGT GAGAAAGCAAAGAACAGTTTCTTACAGCTTCAACATGCTTATGAGATATTGAGAGACGATGAGTCTCGTGCTAATTATGATAATTTTG GATGGGAAGGCGAAAATGATGATGCATTTATTAGGGCTTATGAGTATTATAAGGATCCGCTAACATCGGAGGATATAGATGCTTTTTCAAAGACATACAAGTCCAGTAGTGCTGAGCACGATGACTTGCTTGAGTTTTATAAAAA GCATGATGGCGACatccatgatatattattatacattCCTCTTAGTGAAGCCAGTGATCTGGATCGCTTTGTTAAATTCTACAACGATAAGATAGCATCTGAC GAGCTGGAGTCAACATCGAAGTATAAGAAGAGCAGTACGACATCGGCTCTTAAAGACATCAAACAGCGGTACAAGAAAAAGATGCAGAAAGAGCGGAAGCGTTCAAATGATAG TGAAAGTTTGGACGATCTCGCTGCGCAGATTATG GCCAATCGCAAAAAGCGCGAGCAAGCATTTGATTCGGTGATTAGCAACTTGGAGAAAAAGTATGGTTCAAAG AAGTTGAAGAAGTGA